From Thalassotalea psychrophila:
TCAGTTATCAAATGCTGCTGGAAACTGAAGCTCGAAAATATGATGGTATTTATGACGGTTGGTATTGTTTACCGCAAGCGAATAAATTAAGTTAGGTAATATATACATTTATAATTTCACAGAAGAAATCATGTCAGAAGTAGATTTTTCCAAACTTAATAAAATTACCGCCAAATCATTTAATGATCAAAAAGCCATTATTAAAAAAGTTATGCTAGGCCGAGAGGTTAAATGTAAAGTTTGCCAAAAAGCCCTAATCTTAGTACCTCCTACTAGTAGTAAATCATCTGCAAAAGCAACACCTCAATCTGGTATATATTGTCCAAATGGCTGTACCGACATCGAACTTGATATGATCTAAATTTTTAAATTACAGATAAATATTTCAATATGCTTATTACCATTAGAACTGCACACATTAACGACGCCGATCCTGCAATAAATTATATACTTAGCTCGGGTCCTTTAGCTTTTAATTATGTGTTTAATCAACCGTTGAAATTTTTAAATGAAAGCTTTTTGCGTGGCCGGAGTCAATTCGGCTTTCAAAATCATCATGTTGCCATACTTAATGAACAGGTAGTCGGCAGCATTGCCTGCTTTGATCGTAATGAAGCACAAAGTATGGAAATTGGCTGTATTCTAGATATGCTTAAGTATTATCGCTGGCGATTTCCAGCTGCTGCAATTAGAGGTTTACGCTTCGAACGAATAGTACCTAAACCAGTAAAGCATAGTTTGTACATTGCCCATTTGGGCGTAGATGAGCATTGTCGCGGTCAAGGGGTTGGTAAACAACTAATCTCATGGGCTATAGATAAAGCACGTAAACAGGGTTATCAATCTGTATCACTTGATGTTGCTAAATCTAATCCAAAAGCCGAGAAATTATATTTATCGTTAGGGTTTCAGCAAATTGCTTATCGAAAATCATCAATTACTGGAATTTCTGATCACGCAACCCTCTTGTACAACTTGAGATAACCTTGAATTATTTAGCTCACCTTTACTTTGCCAAACCGAATAAATACTCATTGGCAGGCAATTTAATGGGGGATTTTACCAAAGGTGTAGATTTAAGTTTATTACCTGAG
This genomic window contains:
- a CDS encoding GNAT family N-acetyltransferase translates to MLITIRTAHINDADPAINYILSSGPLAFNYVFNQPLKFLNESFLRGRSQFGFQNHHVAILNEQVVGSIACFDRNEAQSMEIGCILDMLKYYRWRFPAAAIRGLRFERIVPKPVKHSLYIAHLGVDEHCRGQGVGKQLISWAIDKARKQGYQSVSLDVAKSNPKAEKLYLSLGFQQIAYRKSSITGISDHATLLYNLR